One segment of Castanea sativa cultivar Marrone di Chiusa Pesio chromosome 3, ASM4071231v1 DNA contains the following:
- the LOC142628358 gene encoding uncharacterized protein LOC142628358: MEGNHEMSGGDLRIHGGEVVVPLKRGPVPPSAPSSCTIGGNHKMSSGKCPVGDYNESINEVFQKALKNCKLTYHEIQKDIMNAIVRETSKAIIKDLDNEFFSILVDESRDISVKEQMTLVLRYVNKKGIIIERVLSIVYVASTTTLSLKYAIEYLLCENNLSLFKLRGQGYDGASNMQVSRRPRRNTQRNINLHHYHVELFYTVIDMQLQELNNRFSEANIDLLLCMACLNPSNSFVASNKKKLIRLAKFYPSDFLGTDILALDFQFQNYIFDMRSNDLFLELQGVSELGSMRFIN; the protein is encoded by the exons atGGAGGGGAACCATGAGATGAGTGGTGGTGATCTGAGGATTCATGGTGGTGAAGTTGTTGTTCCACTTAAGAGAGGTCCAGTGCCACCTTCAGCCCCTTCTTCATGCACCATTGGTGGGAATCATAAGATGAGCAGTGGAAAATGTCCAGTTG GGGATTACAATGAATCTATCAATGAAGTGTTTCAAAAAGCTCTGAAAAATTGCAAGCTTACCTATCATGAAATTCAAAAAGACATTATGAATGCAATTGTACGTGAAACATCCAAAGCCATCATCAAGGATCTTGACAATGagttcttttcaatattagttgatgagtCGCGTGATATCTCAGTGAAAGAGCAAATGACTCTCGTTCTTCGTTATGTGAACAAAAAAGGAATTATTATAGAGCGGGTCCTTAGTATTGTATATGTAGCAAGTACTACCACTTTGTCACTCAAATATGCTATTGAATATTTGCTTTgtgaaaataatttaagtttatttaaaCTACGTGGACAAGGTTATGACGGGGCTAGTAATATGCAAG ttagtAGGAGGCCACGACGCAACACCCAacgaaatataaatttacatcattatcaTGTTGAGCTATTCTACACAGTCATAGATATGCAGCTTCAAGAGCTTAACAACCGTTTTTCAGAGGCGAATATCGATTTGCTACTTTGTATGGCTTGCTTGAATCCAAGTAATTCATTTGTGGCTTCTAATAAGAAAAAGTTGATACGTCTAGCAAAGTTCTATCCATCTGATTTTCTTGGGACAGATATCTTAGCACTTgactttcaatttcaaaattacatttttgatATGCGCAGCAATGACTTGTTTTTAGAGCTTCAAGGAGTTAGTGAACTTGGAAGTATGAGATTTATCAATTAG